A genomic stretch from Neomonachus schauinslandi chromosome 14, ASM220157v2, whole genome shotgun sequence includes:
- the LOC110577050 gene encoding cell division control protein 42 homolog has product MQTIKCVVVGDGAVGKTGLLISYTTNKFPSEYVPTVFDNYAVTVMIGGEPYTLGLFDTAGQEDYDRLRPLSYPQTAVFLVCFSVVSPSSFENVKEKWVPEITHHCPKTPFLLVGTQIDLQDDPSTIEKLAKNKQKPITPETAEKLARDLKAVKYVECSALTQKGLKNVFDEAILAALEPPEPKKSRRCVLL; this is encoded by the coding sequence ATGCAGACAATTAAGTGTGTTGTTGTGGGCGATGGTGCTGTTGGTAAAACAGGTCTTCTGATATCCTACACAACAAACAAATTTCCATCTGAGTATGTACCGACTGTTTTTGACAACTATGCAGTCACAGTTATGATTGGTGGAGAGCCATATACTCTCGGACTTTTTGATACTGCAGGGCAAGAGGATTATGACAGATTACGACCACTGAGTTATCCACAAACAGCTGTATTTCTAGTCTGTTTTTCAGTGGTCTCTCCATCCTCATttgaaaatgtgaaggaaaagtGGGTGCCTGAAATAACTCACCATTGTCCAAAGACTCCTTTCTTGCTTGTTGGGACCCAAATTGATCTCCAAGATGACCCCTCTACGATTGAGAAACTTGCCAAGAACAAACAGAAGCCTATCACTCCAGAGACTGCTGAAAAGCTGGCCCGTGACCTGAAGGCCGTCAAGTATGTGGAGTGTTCTGCACTCACACAGAAAGGCCTAAAGAATGTATTTGACGAAGCAATACTGGCTGCCCTGGAGCCTCCCGAACCGAAGAAGAGCCGCAGGTgtgtgctgctgtga